TCTCGGCCATTTGTATCAGGCAAGGAGCAGTTCAGATAACAGCTAATGCTTAATAGCTTACAAGGATATACACACTGACACCACAGGAGGTGATGGTATAGAACTGCTGGAAAGCATGTCATCATCAGTTTCAGGCTTCTTAGAACAAAAAGGATTGCCACCATAAGATTCCTTCCAGGTTCACATAACAAATAACCTGCCATAACATGTAATTCAACTGGTGATGATTGCTAATTCCTGAAAAGTGCAATCAATTTTCCCTGTGAATAAAAATAATGAAATTCAGGGCAAGGGCCCGTTAGCTTACAATTAGGTAACTCTCCACGCCCTCCCCCTCTCTGTATTCCTAGAGATCAACACTCCTAACTCCACCGCTCCTAGCTGACTACCCATCGCACATTCCTATCTCTTTCACTCACAAACCCTAGATCTTAACATGAGAATGGAAGTCATATCTATTTCCATAAGGATATACAGTGCAAGGTATTTTGCTTTAAAACTAACATGTGGTCTTTGTACATCTCCCATATCTTGATTGAGACTCAGATCCCATACTCCTAGAACAAATTCAAGTTTTCACTGTGATCTGCACGTGAAATATCAGGTTCCAAAGGATTTTCTTTTTCTAGCAGGCAGGCAAGATATAATTAATACCAACAAGACCCCAGAAATAAATTTGACTAAGGAACACAGATCCTGCAGCAATAACACTGCTCAAATATGCTAGCATATACGAATCAATACAAATTAAAAACAAGATTTTCTGAGAAACAATTACCTTGCATCTATTGCTGGGGACCAGGGTTTGATTGATTTTGAATCTGCTTAAGCAGGGTTGCTGCCAACTGCAATGTTGCTTGAAGACGCTTTTGAGGATCTCCATCAACGTCTTCTTGAGTAGACTGTTGCTGGCTAGGCTGCTGACCAGGAGCTAAAGGTTGTACAGTGGGAGCACTGGATGTGTTCTGCTGAAAGGGTGGAGGACCTTCAGGAAGTGGAGGAACGAAGGGTCTCATTGGCATCGAAGAATGAGCCAGGTTCACCATAGCATGCATGGGTGGTATAGACAAAGTGGTGTTAGAGAGTATAGGAACACTGGCTGGATGTGCAGGTAGTGAGCCTTGTATTGGTGGCACATGAGCAGGTAGCTGTGGCATAGATGGTGGAACAGATGGCAGAGAGTTCTGGATAGGGATGGAGCCAGAGTTGACTGGCATCATTGTAGCATGTCCATGAGGATTGGAATTCTGTATGAATCCAGATTGATTGTTTGAGCTGTCCATAGGCAAACCAGCATTTCCAGGTTGGTTTTGTTGTGCAAGAAGGGCAGCCAGCTGCGCAAGTTGATCTGGTGGCAGTGATACTGGAATAGTAGGTTGATCAGGTCTAGTTACCTGTGAGTTTGGTTGCATCGAAGGCCAGGACATGCTGTTGGATGCTTCATCTGGTGCATCTGGTGCATACCCTGATGCTGCTCCTTTTGGTACTCCTTGAGTAGCAAATGTGTATGGCTCTTGTGTCCTGTTATTTTGAGCATGGGAGATTACACTCTGGGCCAAAAAACTGAAGTTACCAGAACCTGGATTTGGATCATTCATGTTAATGGATTTGGACCATCCTGAGGGCAACATGTTTGGGAGTTGCTGATGTTGGTCTTGAGCTATACCCATGCGGGGGTCAGCTGGTGGCTGTTCATGTGGTAATTGGGGGACAGTATATGGAGCACTCTCTGGCTTGTAAGGCAAAATAATATCTGCAGTTGCTGGGGTATAGCTTCCACCTGATGAGCGGACATAATCTGGACCCTGTGGGAATGTCCTGATATCTGGTGCATTTAGTCTTCTCAGTGCATTCAGATCGTTGTGACTGCTTACATCCGTGTTCAGATTACTTGCAGAAGTTGGGTAAATTCTCTCCAACGATCTGCGATTTGGCGAGCTATAATCAGGATTTGACTGCTGAAACTTCAGAATGACTCCAGATATGCTGACTTTTCCAGGCACTCTCAGTACTTGCTCAGAGAAATCTGAAGGTGGAACAAGAAACAAGGTGCTCCTCTCTCCAAGCTTACAAACTGCTGCACGCTGCTTATCACCAAGGTAACTCATGAAATCATTATAAGCTGCCATGTCTGCATCATTTTCTGGAACAAAAAATACCACCCAGCTGCCAGCAGCTTGATAGTAGTGCCTAGAAAGCATATCAAGACTTGTCCTAGCAGTGCAATCCAGAAACTCAGGCCTGAAAAgtacaaaaataaaattaacaTGATGCCAATATGAAGAATAGATACCCCGGTTATCACACTATGGAAAACATAATAAAGCATGCAGCAATGCAGTCTAAATACTAATGGTTCTACTAAAAATTAAAGAGCCACTCATGAGGAAGTCTTAGGTGCTCGAATTCTCTGCAGAAGACGTTGTGTTATAAACTGTAGCTAATAGAAAACATGGAAAATGTAGGAACATAAGAATGCAAACTTACAGCATGAAGTCAAGGACCTTCCCAACAGGGAAGCATCGAGCTCGGCAGATTGGTGTGCCTCCCTTTGCTAATGTACCATTCCATTTCCATTCGTCCTTAAGAGCAGGTTCATGATATTCAGGAGTCAACCTATCCATTTTTCCTAAATGCCTAGCAAAACTCTCTTGAGGATGCCATGGTTCATGTTTATCTACAAGTGGAGTTAGATTTTTTAAGGGATCAATGTGATGTCTACTATGCATAGAAGTTAATGGATAGGTTTTAGAGTGTAAATCATCTTCTGGCAGATGATAATGGGGCCTCCTTGGGTAGTCAGGGCAAACTTTTCCTTGACCAAATTCAGAGAAAGGATATTCAGGAAGTTCAGTATCATGCACTTCAGCACCCCTCAGATTTTTTGAAATAAGGTATGAATTGTCTTCAACGTCCCAAGAATCTTCCAACGGTAAGGGTTTCCGATGTCTCTCAGAAGGAATGTTGTGCCATGGCGCATCACTCCTAGCAGTAGGGCTTCTGCTATGGGGCTCATACAATTCCTCATGCATCCTTCTTTCTGGACCGAGCTCCCGTATCCTAAAAGGCTTGATATTAGAAACATGGCCAAGCTCTACTCCAGTTTCTTGTTGAAAATAATTATCCCTGCGGAATCCCACATCATCTGAATCTCTTGATAACCTGTTTGAGACAAAATGTGATGATGACATGCGTAGATCTCTCGGAGGGCTATCAAAAGGCCTAGCTCTAGGAAAGGCTTCAAAGTCTTGGTCTCTGAAGACAGGCCGCGCAGTAGGTTGGGGGGAATATGGAGCAACAAATGATCGTTTCCCATCTTCTGGTGCAGCACCTTCATTTCGTGAAAAGCATATGCTTACTCGAGGATTATTGAAAAGCCTTCCCTGAAGTGCTTCTTTTGCTCTGCAGGCTGCTGCAATACTAGTGTACTGAACAAATGCGTATGTACGACCTGGGAATGTTGTTACCCTGACAACCTCCCCAAAAGGTGAAAAGGCTTCCCACAGAAGTGCCTCATCTGCCTTTAATCCAGGAGGAAAACCTATCCATAACACCTCACTAGGTTCTGAAGACCtatttcttttagatttatCAATTGTGTTTTCAGGACTTGGTTGCCGTTTTCTTCCACGTTCAATACAATATCGCTCATCAACATACTGTGTATATCTGCCATCCACTGAGCTACCTGAAGCCTTATCCTGTAAATTCAAATACTTCAGGTAACCTGGTACAACTTGATGTGCGCAACAGTATAAAAGCAAGATAAAAGATCCTGAGATACATGGTAAAAGTAGCAAATGACTTTTAGAAGACAACTCCATTAGCTACAAAGGTAATTCTTAGCTCCATAGTACTGCTAGAAAATGATGTTCACCCAGAGAACAAAAATTCCTCAGGCTGCTAGCCTATAAAAATGTGATGAGGAACAAGGCTCCAACCCAATAACGTCACATGTATTCTGAACTAAACCATGTAATTATCTTGTATTAGGGGGAAACAGTAGCAAAAGGAATAACTTGCATCTTGGACCAATAGGGTTGTGTTCTCTGCTAGCAGGACTTCTGTGATAATATAGGCAAACAAGTCAAGGTTCAATACAAAATGATCCAGTCATAGAAGTCACTGTTGACACACTATAGATTCAAACTCACAAGTTTCAAGATAAATTTTAAATGCTTAGGTTGATTGAAAAAAAACAGTGAACCATCTGAGAGAAATAATAAAAACAGTTTCAGGGCATTCTGTAACCTGCCAAAGAAGTACAAAGCAAAAGAATGAACCCTATTGCAAGTGCACCACTCTGTTCTCAAGGCGGTAAGGCGGACGCCTAGCAAGGTGGGGCagctggacgcctaggcgagcaaggcgggcgcctaggcgagcaaggcgCAAATCGGTGGACGGCgcatggacgcctaggcgacgccttgagaACAGAGGTGCACGGTGCACCATGATGGAAACCAAAGGCCAAACAACTTTCTGCATTAATACTTGATGCCCAACCATTTGCAGGCCCTTGCTTGCCACTGTCAAAAATTTTGGGGTACCACAATCAGAACTATCCTTACGGAAGCCTTGCTTGTGTATCAGTTCTTGTTATAAACAGTTAAAGCCTGCATATACCAGCACTTCTGGAAGGTGTCATATCATTTATAATTTTAGATGCTGATAAGCAGGGGATTTGTCAGGTAAAATAATGAGTTGtttaaaagaaagaaaggtaCACAGTGATGTTGTATGGATGAAGGCCCTGGCAACCAGTTAAAGGTATCGATTTTCCACCTGATTTTACTTAATTTTCTTGATATAGGAAGACTCGAACTAGGGTGTAAAAAATCTATAAGTTGTGATTGGCTAATATTATGGATCAATTATCTTTGCCCTTTTTAAGATTCCTTCAATATGTAGCCTTACAACCATATCAGTAACTTAGGGAATTGTCTAACTGCCATAACAGTTTCCATCAATGTATCATAAGTGCTGCACATACTACTAAAGGAAAGGCTATAAGATCAGATGCTTCATTACTCCATGTTTCCTACAATATCTACTCTTGGCTATTCGTAAGTTCTAGCAAAGTTGCTCTGCTTAGGATAAACTACTATAGCTAATCCTATTTTTTACTTCTTCGTTGTGTTTTTGGGTCCCTTAGTTGTCCCCATTACTATGAAGGAATTAAAATGGATCAAATAAGCAGGATTTGAGTATTTTTATAAAGTATTCCTGCATGAATTTGCAGAAGGCTCAATTTACCGACCGGCTTACCATGTCATCAAGTAAACAGTTCAGCAACACCACAACACCAGTCCATCAGCAATCAATCACGGCATCAGGCTACCATTTGGATTTGGTAATTTTCTTTTAATCAAAATATTATATAGACCATTGTACATTTACTTCAACCGGTCACCCAACTATTGAAATTATACTTCCAAATTGACTGAGAATAAGTCATACTAGCTAGTTACAATGAAACCATGGGGCAGACGGGTAACTATTCTATGCTTATGCAGCTAATTTGTAGAACACAGCTGGATCCATTACTAGATGTAAACGTATTTTCACACATGATGCTTAAGGCCAATCATCTTTCCTCTGAATTCAAGAGATTTCTGCGGTTCCCCATTGTTTTTCAATACTTTAGAACACATGTAATCCAAGGCAACTTCTTGTTTATGTGTGAGAGAGAGCTGGTATGAGTAGCAGTAGCAAATAAGTCAAAAATTACATTTAAGGCTTTataggaaaaagagaaaataaatgttaacatatgaatatatgatgCTTAAAACAAGAAGTTTCCAGGTAACCGGAAGGttccgggttcgagccccagcctctgcacaggAAAGGTTTGGTGCTTAAAACAACTTCTCCAGACCCCAagcagtgcgggaagcctacagCACTGGGTACACCCTtttatatgaatatatgatgCTTCAGCCTTTTGGACATTATTTAAAACCATTATATTACTATTCAACATACAGGTAGTTGCCCATTTGTACAGAAAGCAACCATATGGTCATGCTGTAAGTTATAAGAAGTAGGTTCATATAAAGCAACAGTTTTTAATGTGTGCCTGATAGCTAAGCCAGGCCTGCATGGATTGTGTAGCGGAGGTCACATCAATATAGTTTAAATTCGCTCCATATTTAACCTGGTAAAAACAGGAAATGTTTTCCTGCTAACAAGATTTCAGCCCCATGGAACTTACTTCCATGCTGTACAGTACCTCTGTGGCTGGCACGGTTCATTTGCAGTGCTTCATAGTACCAAGTGTTACGAGAGGATACTGAGTAGCAGGAAATTTAGCATGTCAATCAATGATATTGGCACATTGCACTTGCAACAAGCTCTCTCTGATGTGTGATAATTCATATACAACCGCATATTTTCTCACTTTTGATGAGAGTCAAAACGTCTGGTAGTTTTCATGTGCATGCAGTTTTCTCTGATTgttcagcatcaggagatgcaCTTTATTAAGCATCTGCATATGTTATCATTAAATGaaaataagatttttttttaagcGAAGATGCATTGCATCTGATTCTATAATAAGGATGCCCTGCATCTCATATTATAATAAGGTATCCAGTGCATTGGATCTTCGAAAAATAAGGGTGAACCACATCTAATCATTTATGAACTGTTGATTCGAGCTCTGTTCATTACTCTATGCCTCATCATATTGCTGAGCTATTGACATGAGACAGATATTCACCACTCTCAAAACAGGTAATTTGCAGTGTTGTTGAGTAGAAGTGGGATGACAAGGGAAGCCACATGATAATAATCCCAACTCTGTTCATTTGAGATGTCATCTTTTGCCCTTTGCATGAAACAGGTTTGCTAATTCAAAGACACTCTGGGTGTGAATTCTTTCTCTTAAGTGAAACCTGTGTGCAATGGCTCTGTCTAAATAAATTCTACATTGATAGGACTTTACACAGAGGAACAGTAGAGAGATCCTCCATTAGCCCAGTAGATACTGAACTTCTCTCCGCTGTTCCTGCATATTTTATGGACATGCTCGCTTTCGACTGATTTTAACCCTGTGGCAAGCTGTTCCGAGCTTTATTGTTGCACACATGATGAGAAAAGAACACTGCACTGATGATATTTTGGAGGCAAAAAAGCAAACGTATATGATTACGAACTGAGAATGCTGAACACTAACCCCCTTGGAAAACTCGATCCTAACGGGCGCCCCGGCGAGGCGGGCACCCTGCAGCTCCCGCACCGCGGCCACGGCGCCCCCTTCCCGCCTGAAGCTCACGAACGCGAAGCTCCGCCCGGGGTCGCGGGCGACGCCCTC
This portion of the Panicum virgatum strain AP13 chromosome 2N, P.virgatum_v5, whole genome shotgun sequence genome encodes:
- the LOC120660282 gene encoding flowering time control protein FPA-like isoform X2, with the translated sequence MELSSKSHLLLLPCISGSFILLLYCCAHQVVPGYLKYLNLQDKASGSSVDGRYTQYVDERYCIERGRKRQPSPENTIDKSKRNRSSEPSEVLWIGFPPGLKADEALLWEAFSPFGEVVRVTTFPGRTYAFVQYTSIAAACRAKEALQGRLFNNPRVSICFSRNEGAAPEDGKRSFVAPYSPQPTARPVFRDQDFEAFPRARPFDSPPRDLRMSSSHFVSNRLSRDSDDVGFRRDNYFQQETGVELGHVSNIKPFRIRELGPERRMHEELYEPHSRSPTARSDAPWHNIPSERHRKPLPLEDSWDVEDNSYLISKNLRGAEVHDTELPEYPFSEFGQGKVCPDYPRRPHYHLPEDDLHSKTYPLTSMHSRHHIDPLKNLTPLVDKHEPWHPQESFARHLGKMDRLTPEYHEPALKDEWKWNGTLAKGGTPICRARCFPVGKVLDFMLPEFLDCTARTSLDMLSRHYYQAAGSWVVFFVPENDADMAAYNDFMSYLGDKQRAAVCKLGERSTLFLVPPSDFSEQVLRVPGKVSISGVILKFQQSNPDYSSPNRRSLERIYPTSASNLNTDVSSHNDLNALRRLNAPDIRTFPQGPDYVRSSGGSYTPATADIILPYKPESAPYTVPQLPHEQPPADPRMGIAQDQHQQLPNMLPSGWSKSINMNDPNPGSGNFSFLAQSVISHAQNNRTQEPYTFATQGVPKGAASGYAPDAPDEASNSMSWPSMQPNSQVTRPDQPTIPVSLPPDQLAQLAALLAQQNQPGNAGLPMDSSNNQSGFIQNSNPHGHATMMPVNSGSIPIQNSLPSVPPSMPQLPAHVPPIQGSLPAHPASVPILSNTTLSIPPMHAMVNLAHSSMPMRPFVPPLPEGPPPFQQNTSSAPTVQPLAPGQQPSQQQSTQEDVDGDPQKRLQATLQLAATLLKQIQNQSNPGPQQ
- the LOC120660282 gene encoding flowering time control protein FPA-like isoform X1, whose protein sequence is MMARGRRGPGGRGRFTGGPRGDERQPRHGARVDEDPYTPPQRRASGWGVAPPSRHLWVGGLAPVVSASDLSELFLRCGDVEGVARDPGRSFAFVSFRREGGAVAAVRELQGARLAGAPVRIEFSKGDKASGSSVDGRYTQYVDERYCIERGRKRQPSPENTIDKSKRNRSSEPSEVLWIGFPPGLKADEALLWEAFSPFGEVVRVTTFPGRTYAFVQYTSIAAACRAKEALQGRLFNNPRVSICFSRNEGAAPEDGKRSFVAPYSPQPTARPVFRDQDFEAFPRARPFDSPPRDLRMSSSHFVSNRLSRDSDDVGFRRDNYFQQETGVELGHVSNIKPFRIRELGPERRMHEELYEPHSRSPTARSDAPWHNIPSERHRKPLPLEDSWDVEDNSYLISKNLRGAEVHDTELPEYPFSEFGQGKVCPDYPRRPHYHLPEDDLHSKTYPLTSMHSRHHIDPLKNLTPLVDKHEPWHPQESFARHLGKMDRLTPEYHEPALKDEWKWNGTLAKGGTPICRARCFPVGKVLDFMLPEFLDCTARTSLDMLSRHYYQAAGSWVVFFVPENDADMAAYNDFMSYLGDKQRAAVCKLGERSTLFLVPPSDFSEQVLRVPGKVSISGVILKFQQSNPDYSSPNRRSLERIYPTSASNLNTDVSSHNDLNALRRLNAPDIRTFPQGPDYVRSSGGSYTPATADIILPYKPESAPYTVPQLPHEQPPADPRMGIAQDQHQQLPNMLPSGWSKSINMNDPNPGSGNFSFLAQSVISHAQNNRTQEPYTFATQGVPKGAASGYAPDAPDEASNSMSWPSMQPNSQVTRPDQPTIPVSLPPDQLAQLAALLAQQNQPGNAGLPMDSSNNQSGFIQNSNPHGHATMMPVNSGSIPIQNSLPSVPPSMPQLPAHVPPIQGSLPAHPASVPILSNTTLSIPPMHAMVNLAHSSMPMRPFVPPLPEGPPPFQQNTSSAPTVQPLAPGQQPSQQQSTQEDVDGDPQKRLQATLQLAATLLKQIQNQSNPGPQQ